A single region of the Synechococcales cyanobacterium T60_A2020_003 genome encodes:
- a CDS encoding PAS domain S-box protein, with translation MAHLHVLVVSSQLTLAQALSEALIGQNEYRVSQSITVNDETAIAVIQEERPDAIFLSADPGGLDGYNICRLLKKDARFWRVPVIFIATEQQTLDGSLVFQVGGADYLVYPFDRHDVMTRLAHQLALHQQQANLYQLVDTLENKVQTLELQNQELKGQVERSLVQYQQHEQFLRERQAVEATLRETEEKYRSIFENAIEGIFQSLPNRRYLRVNPAMAKIYGYDSPDDLMQSVTDMSTLYMQPKRYEELNAYIQIYDEVLDFESQVYRKDGSIIWVSENIRTVRNGSGEVLYYEGSVTDVTERRYAEEELRRQRLKAERLLLNVLPQKIAERLKRGYKSIADTFSDVSVLFADLVNFTQLSSEMPASDLVTLLNQIFSSFDELVERYGIEKVKTIGDAYMAVAGIPSHNPRHAEAIADLALDMQDAIQKFSAPRGKPFQLRIGIHTGSVIAGVIGTKKFSYDLWGDTVNVASRMESQGEAGRIQVTEDIYNVLRDRYLFTPRGAILIKGKGSMETYWLNGRRPSKGKADLSS, from the coding sequence GTGGCGCACCTGCACGTTTTGGTGGTCAGCAGTCAACTTACTCTGGCTCAAGCCTTGTCAGAGGCGCTGATTGGGCAAAACGAGTACCGGGTTTCCCAGAGCATTACCGTTAATGACGAAACGGCGATCGCCGTTATTCAGGAAGAGCGACCCGATGCAATATTTCTATCCGCCGATCCTGGCGGCCTGGATGGCTACAACATTTGTCGCCTTCTCAAAAAGGATGCCAGATTCTGGCGGGTTCCCGTAATTTTTATTGCGACAGAGCAACAAACGTTAGACGGCAGCCTAGTCTTTCAGGTGGGCGGAGCGGATTACCTCGTGTATCCGTTCGATCGCCATGACGTTATGACTCGTCTTGCCCACCAACTGGCCCTTCACCAACAGCAGGCCAACCTTTATCAGCTCGTTGATACCTTAGAAAACAAGGTTCAGACGCTTGAGCTTCAAAATCAAGAACTGAAAGGCCAAGTGGAGCGATCGCTCGTCCAATATCAACAACATGAGCAATTTCTTCGAGAACGGCAGGCCGTGGAGGCTACTCTTCGCGAAACGGAAGAAAAGTATCGCAGTATTTTCGAAAATGCGATTGAAGGGATTTTTCAAAGCCTCCCCAATCGCCGCTATTTGCGCGTCAACCCTGCGATGGCAAAGATTTATGGCTACGACTCACCTGATGATTTGATGCAATCGGTCACCGATATGAGTACGCTCTACATGCAGCCAAAGCGCTATGAAGAGCTAAATGCCTACATCCAAATCTATGATGAGGTGTTGGATTTTGAGTCTCAGGTCTACCGCAAAGATGGCAGCATTATTTGGGTTTCAGAGAATATTCGCACTGTTCGAAATGGCTCAGGAGAAGTGCTTTACTACGAAGGCAGCGTTACAGATGTTACCGAACGACGTTACGCTGAGGAAGAACTGCGCCGTCAGCGACTAAAAGCGGAACGATTATTGCTGAACGTTCTTCCCCAAAAGATCGCAGAGCGACTCAAGCGGGGATACAAAAGCATTGCAGATACCTTTTCAGATGTATCGGTTCTATTTGCCGATTTGGTCAATTTCACGCAGCTCTCATCAGAAATGCCTGCGTCTGATTTGGTGACATTGCTCAATCAAATCTTTTCAAGCTTTGATGAGTTGGTGGAACGCTATGGCATTGAGAAGGTGAAAACCATTGGTGATGCCTACATGGCCGTTGCTGGAATCCCAAGTCATAATCCTCGACATGCAGAGGCGATCGCCGACTTAGCGCTGGATATGCAAGACGCCATTCAAAAATTTTCTGCGCCCCGAGGCAAACCGTTTCAACTTCGTATTGGCATTCACACGGGTTCGGTGATTGCAGGGGTCATTGGCACCAAAAAGTTTAGCTATGACCTCTGGGGCGATACGGTAAATGTGGCCTCTCGGATGGAGTCCCAGGGAGAGGCTGGCCGCATTCAAGTGACGGAAGATATCTATAACGTGTTGCGCGATCGCTATCTATTTACGCCCCGTGGAGCCATTCTGATCAAGGGCAAAGGCAGCATGGAAACCTACTGGCTCAATGGGCGTCGTCCGTCCAAGGGCAAAGCTGACTTAAGTTCCTGA
- a CDS encoding DUF2807 domain-containing protein produces the protein MAYSQDLEDVHQVSFSAMGELVVTQGDCDRLTVSAEESLLRDFDIVVDDGVLFISLKDVPPASARSIQFNLTVQDLDRVELSGLGNINARLLNSATFNADVSGTGTLAIDHLTADHLVVNGSGAGRIQIAGQVVDQTVMLSGAGQYLASDLQSESATIDLSGIGNAVLWATNRLAIQLSGAGQIQYYGSPIVSRDISGRGVIDYLGKTPT, from the coding sequence GTGGCTTACAGTCAAGATTTGGAGGATGTTCACCAGGTTTCGTTTAGCGCGATGGGCGAACTCGTTGTTACCCAGGGCGATTGCGATCGCCTTACGGTGTCTGCCGAGGAAAGCCTCCTCCGAGATTTTGACATCGTTGTAGATGATGGGGTGCTTTTTATCTCTCTAAAGGACGTTCCCCCTGCATCTGCCAGATCCATTCAGTTCAACCTGACTGTTCAGGATTTAGATCGCGTAGAGCTATCTGGATTAGGGAATATCAATGCTCGGCTATTAAATTCAGCCACGTTTAATGCAGATGTAAGTGGGACAGGCACCCTGGCTATCGATCATCTCACGGCAGACCATCTGGTCGTCAATGGAAGCGGCGCTGGACGCATCCAAATTGCAGGCCAAGTTGTTGATCAAACGGTGATGCTGTCGGGAGCGGGTCAGTATCTTGCCTCAGACTTGCAAAGCGAGTCGGCCACCATCGATCTCAGCGGGATTGGCAACGCTGTTCTGTGGGCAACAAACCGCCTAGCGATTCAGCTAAGCGGTGCAGGCCAGATCCAGTATTACGGTTCACCCATCGTTAGCCGAGACATCAGTGGCAGAGGAGTAATTGACTACCTTGGCAAAACTCCGACCTGA
- a CDS encoding DUF2470 domain-containing protein, whose product MADLLSPQISDRICKHMNDDHADAIVLYAQAFAGLPDATAAQMRRIDPTGMDLDVEVAGTWQPVRIAFDHELQDSEDAHQTLIAMVRQARVALASKD is encoded by the coding sequence ATGGCCGATTTACTTTCCCCCCAGATCAGCGATCGCATTTGCAAGCACATGAACGATGACCATGCCGATGCGATCGTTCTATACGCCCAGGCGTTTGCCGGACTTCCGGATGCGACTGCAGCCCAAATGCGTCGAATTGATCCAACCGGGATGGATCTTGACGTTGAGGTCGCCGGAACCTGGCAGCCTGTCCGGATTGCCTTTGACCATGAACTCCAAGATTCCGAAGATGCCCATCAAACCTTAATTGCGATGGTGAGACAGGCTCGCGTCGCCTTGGCATCTAAGGACTAA
- a CDS encoding diflavin flavoprotein, producing the protein MVALTDRVERRLTIQTADVAQDTVTIRSLDWDRDRFDIEFGLQNGTTYNSFLIRGEKTALVDTSHEKFRTLYLDTLKGLVDPTTIDYLIISHTEPDHSGLVHDVLAIAPQATVVGSKVAIQFLENLVHQPFEKKIVKNGDTLDLGNGHVLQFVMAPNLHWPDTIFTYDAGSQTLFTCDAFGMHYCSDATFDEDLSTIEPDYRFYYECLMAPNARSVLSAMKRMDDLGPITRIANGHGPLLYHNVQELTDRYRRWSQEKAKAETTTAVFYVSDYGYSDRLSQAIAKGITKTGVAVEMMDLRYADPQDVNELVGHAAALVIGMPPVGASETKASLSTVLAAAHAKQAIGLFESYGGNDEPIDTLVSRFRELELVEAFPAIRVKDTPTEATYQLCEEAGTDLGQMLTCDRTIKQVKSIDVDLQKALGRISSGLYIITAAKGELSGAMLASWVSQASFEPLGVTIAVAKDRAIESLMQVGDRFVLNVLEEGNYQDLMKHFLKRFPPGADRFAGIKTRTAENHSPILADALAYMECTVLSRMECADHWIVYSEVNAGKVSKPESLTAVHHRKIGNYY; encoded by the coding sequence ATGGTTGCACTCACCGATCGCGTAGAGCGTCGCCTCACAATTCAAACGGCAGACGTGGCTCAGGATACGGTCACGATTCGCTCCCTCGACTGGGATCGCGATCGCTTCGATATTGAGTTTGGGCTACAAAACGGAACCACCTACAACTCGTTCCTGATTCGCGGCGAGAAAACCGCTCTGGTGGACACCTCCCACGAAAAGTTTCGGACGCTTTACCTGGACACATTGAAAGGACTCGTCGATCCCACCACGATCGACTATCTGATCATCAGCCACACCGAGCCGGATCATAGCGGTCTGGTTCATGACGTTCTGGCGATCGCACCCCAGGCAACGGTGGTGGGTTCAAAAGTCGCCATTCAGTTTCTAGAAAATCTGGTTCACCAGCCTTTTGAGAAAAAAATTGTTAAAAACGGCGACACCCTTGATTTAGGCAACGGGCACGTTCTGCAATTTGTGATGGCTCCAAACCTGCACTGGCCAGACACCATCTTTACCTACGATGCCGGAAGCCAAACACTATTTACCTGCGATGCGTTTGGGATGCACTATTGCAGTGACGCCACGTTTGATGAGGATCTGTCTACCATTGAGCCGGACTACCGCTTTTACTATGAATGCCTTATGGCACCCAACGCACGATCGGTGCTTTCTGCCATGAAGCGGATGGATGATTTAGGCCCCATTACCCGCATTGCCAACGGCCACGGCCCCCTACTCTATCACAATGTCCAGGAACTCACCGATCGCTATCGTCGCTGGAGTCAGGAAAAAGCAAAAGCGGAAACGACGACTGCCGTATTCTACGTGTCGGACTATGGCTACAGCGATCGCCTCTCGCAAGCGATCGCCAAGGGCATCACCAAAACCGGAGTTGCGGTGGAAATGATGGATCTCCGCTACGCCGATCCCCAAGACGTGAACGAGTTGGTGGGGCACGCGGCAGCCCTTGTCATTGGCATGCCCCCTGTCGGCGCAAGTGAAACCAAGGCATCGCTCAGTACGGTTCTAGCCGCTGCCCATGCCAAACAGGCCATTGGACTCTTTGAATCCTATGGTGGCAATGATGAACCCATTGATACGCTCGTCAGCCGTTTCCGCGAATTGGAACTGGTTGAAGCGTTTCCTGCCATCCGTGTGAAAGACACTCCCACCGAAGCAACCTATCAGCTCTGCGAAGAAGCCGGAACCGACCTAGGGCAGATGCTCACGTGCGATCGCACCATCAAGCAGGTGAAATCCATTGATGTGGATTTGCAAAAGGCGCTAGGGCGAATCAGCAGCGGTTTGTACATCATCACGGCAGCAAAAGGGGAACTTAGCGGTGCGATGCTGGCGTCGTGGGTATCCCAGGCCAGCTTCGAACCCCTCGGCGTTACGATTGCAGTCGCCAAGGATCGAGCGATTGAATCGCTGATGCAAGTGGGCGATCGCTTCGTCCTAAACGTCCTAGAGGAAGGAAACTATCAGGATCTGATGAAGCATTTCCTGAAGCGGTTCCCGCCGGGAGCCGATCGGTTTGCAGGCATCAAAACCCGGACTGCCGAAAATCATTCCCCGATTCTGGCCGATGCCCTCGCCTACATGGAATGTACGGTGCTCAGTCGCATGGAATGTGCCGATCACTGGATTGTGTATAGCGAGGTCAATGCTGGAAAGGTGTCTAAGCCAGAGTCCTTAACGGCTGTCCATCACCGTAAGATTGGCAATTACTACTAG